AGATCTGCATTGATCCAGGCCTGTTGTAAAGCTTTAAGCTGACCTTTAACGGACGGGCTCATCACGCTGGTTCCATTCCCATCGCTGCTTACTCCAACACCTTTGATCACAGCGTAGATTTTATCCTGATCGCGGACTGCATCTTCCAATCGTTTTAACACAACGAAACCACAGCCCTCACCAATTAATAATCCGTCTGCGTCCATACTGAACGGCTTGATCTGCTGTTGATGAGACAGAGCTCCCAACTGGGCAAAAATACTCCAGAAAGCAGCATTCTGTCCGGTATGCACACCGCCCGCGATGACCATATCACAACGGCCACGGTTGAGTTCCTGAACAGCGTGATCTACTGCAATTAAAGCACTGGCACAGGCCGCATCTACTGTGAATGCAGCGCCTCCCAGATTGAACCTGTTCGCCACTAAAGAGGCAACCAGATTGGGAATTAATCCCATGGCGGTATCTGCCGCGAAACGGCCTTTCCGCTCCTGGAAAGCATGCTTCACCTTTTCAATATCTGCTGAAGATACCTGAGGCAGCAATTCCTGCAACAGCGAAGAAATCTGCTCTCCGGTACGCACGATTTCAATGGCACGCGTCGCTCCGGGACCGGTATAGTTTCCTTTACCGATAATGATACCCGTTTTCTCAAGAGATATTCCTTTTTGAAATACGCCGGCATCTTCGAGGGCTTTCTGCACCAAATCAAGGGTTAATAAATGATCCGGCTCGGTGCCTTCTACTGCTAACGGAAGAATTCCAAAAGCTGTCGGATCAAATTCATAATCTGAAATAAATCCACCGCGCTGACAGTAAAATCTGTCGACAGGACTGGTAGCATCACTAAAGTGTACAGGATCAATCCGATCAGCCGGAGCCGATTGGGTAGAATCTACCTTGTTGACAATATTCTGCCAAAAAGTATGGGCATCCTGTGCCCCGGGAAAGACACAGGATAAGCCAATAACAGCAACATCTGTTTTTTTCATAGTTATCGTATACAGAGGTTTACCAGTTGTTTCCAGACATGATCAATACCTGACTTTCAGTTCCGTATTTGATCTCATTAAGGAAAATTTCTTTCCCCTGGTTCAATGGAATTAAAGAAATACCGCGACGTTCATATTCTGTTTCCAGAGTCGATGAAACCATTCCGGCTCCTTTCCATGGGCCCCAGTTGATGGAGATTACTTTTCCTTTTAATTTTTTGTTTAAAGCTTTCGCATAATCATCCAGTACGGAGTTGGCCGCAGCGTAATCTGTCTGACCTTTATTTCCATATACCGAAGCAATGCTTGAGAAGAGCACTACGAACTGACAGTCGGCACGAAGCTGTTCTGCCAATACACGAAGCGGTTTTACTTTGGTATCGAATACGCGCTCAAATGAACTGGAGGTTTTCTGTCTGAACAGTTTGTCTTCCAAAAGACCTGCTCCGTGAATAACTCCGTCTAAACGGGCGTATTTATCATAAATATTTTTGATCAAATCTGATAATCCCTCTTCGTCACAAAGATCTAAGGATTGATAGACCACTGTACTTCCCAGCTGTTCCATATCACGGATGGTACGCAGTATCTGATTGTTTTTGAAAATTCTTACAGTCTCTTTTTCTATTTCGGAAGGAGAAGTGAATGTTCCGGTTTTAATAAGATAGCTTCTTATTTCTTCCTTGGTTTTCATGGCTTCCACTTCTTTAAGGTCTGCTATGACATCTCTAGGATCTGCCGATCTTCCTACCAGAATATAGGTGCAAGGATACGCTCCGGACATATGCTTCACCAACTCAGAAGTGATTCCCTGTCCGCCTCCAAGCACTAAGACAACAGATTCCTGATCCAGCTGGATATGCGCTTCTTCAAGGCTTGTTGACAATGGGGAAGGGATGATATCTATTTTATGTCTTTGGTCGTGTTTGTAAACGACTTCGGAAGGTTTATCTGTGGTTTAATATTTCTTTTAAAGCGATCTCTGTAATCTGATCAACTTCCTGTGGTGTGCTCAGACTAATCAGCCTGCAAGAGGTTTGTTCAAATTCTCTCGCTAAACTTTTGAAAAGTCCAGGATAGCCTTTGTAATGACGTAAAAGACGGGTATCAGTCAGTTCCTGAATATGAGCCGGAATGTCTGAAATCAGATACACCCATTTGGCTTTATCAAGATCCAGTTTCTTGATCTGATCTACGTGATCAATGATGCTGTGTTTTACGGTTGAGGAGAAGAGATCCAGAATTATCAGTCCGTCAAAATCTTTAAGATCTCTTTCCGTATCCACCAATTCTGCGATAGCTCCATATTTTTCAAGGGTATTTTTGATTGCCATCGTCTGCGGACTGTTGTCCTGAGTGATGGCAAAACGTTTCCCCTTTATGATTTCTGTATTCTGCTCTGTAGAAACATCGGTTG
The Chryseobacterium sp. W4I1 DNA segment above includes these coding regions:
- a CDS encoding SDR family NAD(P)-dependent oxidoreductase; amino-acid sequence: MSTSLEEAHIQLDQESVVLVLGGGQGITSELVKHMSGAYPCTYILVGRSADPRDVIADLKEVEAMKTKEEIRSYLIKTGTFTSPSEIEKETVRIFKNNQILRTIRDMEQLGSTVVYQSLDLCDEEGLSDLIKNIYDKYARLDGVIHGAGLLEDKLFRQKTSSSFERVFDTKVKPLRVLAEQLRADCQFVVLFSSIASVYGNKGQTDYAAANSVLDDYAKALNKKLKGKVISINWGPWKGAGMVSSTLETEYERRGISLIPLNQGKEIFLNEIKYGTESQVLIMSGNNW